A region of Salvia splendens isolate huo1 chromosome 17, SspV2, whole genome shotgun sequence DNA encodes the following proteins:
- the LOC121774482 gene encoding WAS/WASL-interacting protein family member 3-like: MNSSMNIIAALFFTTGGNTADTTGGAAANTTGAATDATCGNAADTTGAATDATGGNAADATGGAIADTTGAATDATCGNAADTTGAATDATGGNAADATGGAIADTTGAAADATCGNAAPDATCGVAADATAAAAASGSSSRTTNLIGACTGSLISAGMKHCIKLPIYWSPFEHHGHHYRYKIYCPHNHRSPPPPLPSLPPTPAIEAPPPPVPIFPPLTTPTESPTPAPPIATPSPASIDAPPPTIEEAPTMVPIEAPSLSPAAVPPPSIPTESPAPATIGATSPVPDSGGSPAPTTA, from the exons atGAATTCGAGCATGAATATTATAGCTGCTCTCTT TTTCACCACCGGTGGTAACACTGCCGACACCACCGGTGGTGCCGCTGCCAACACCACAGGTGCTGCCACTGACGCCACCTGTGGTAACGCTGCCGACACCACAGGTGCTGCCACTGACGCCACCGGCGGTAACGCTGCCGACGCCACCGGTGGTGCCATTGCCGACACCACAGGTGCTGCCACTGACGCCACCTGTGGTAACGCTGCCGACACCACAGGTGCTGCCACTGACGCCACCGGCGGTAACGCTGCCGACGCCACCGGTGGTGCCATTGCTGACACCACAGGTGCTGCCGCTGACGCCACCTGTGGCAACGCTGCCCCAGATGCCACCTGTGGTGTCGCTGCCGACGCCACAGCTGCTGCCGCCGCTAGTGGCAGCTCCAGCCGTACCACTAACTTGATCGGCGCGTGCACTGGCAGTTTAATTAGTGCTGGAAT GAAGCATTGCATCAAATTACCAATTTATTGGTCACCATTTGAACACCACGGCCACCATTATCGCTACAAAATATATTGTCCACATAACCATAGATCACCACCGCCGCCGTTGCCGTCTTTGCCTCCAACACCAGCTATAgaagctcctcctcctccggTACCAATTTTTCCTCCTCTAACGACACCAACAGAATCACCTACACCAGCGCCACCAATCGCCACTCCTTCTCCGGCATCAATAGACGCTCCTCCTCCGACTATAGAAGAAGCGCCTACTATGGTACCAATTGAAGCACCATCTCTGTCACCAGCAGCCGTTCCTCCTCCTTCGATCCCTACCGAATCTCCTGCTCCGGCAACAATTGGCGCTACTTCTCCGGTCCCCGATAGCGGTGGTTCTCCGGCACCAACTACAGCTTAA